The window CCTTGTGGTTCTACGCAGATCATAACATTGGGAGAGATTGTTATTTAGAAAGACTGGTAAATCATTTCACCACTGATCCGCTGACAGACTTTCAGACTCACAGCAGAGCAGATTGGCCGGAAGGACATTAGCCTCTCAATGTGGTAGGCATTGCTGCCGCTCCAAGACTCCCAGCGAGGGTAGTCGCCTCTTTCCAGGATGAACTGCTGCCCACAGAAGCTGGAGTGTTCGTAGCCCACCCAGCTGTTCAAATGGACACAAAAAATATTGTTGATAACTGCAAAAGGTGGACTTTTTGGGGGGGCAAATTTGTCCCAAGAATTGAGCTAAATCTTTTAGActacattaatttgaatataataatattacattaatttgaatataatACTCAATGACTTACGCGCCACACTCCACCTTCAGAGAACGGACATTGTCCATGCCGCATTCCATGATGTTCTGACAGGCTGAAGTGAACTCCACGCGCTTGCCTTGGAAGCTCTCTTGGTCATACACTGTGagctatatacatatacacagacacaACAGAGATGAGATTCAAAGCATTATATGTATTTTGCATATTTCATAGCCATCAAGCGTTTACTTGCCTTCCATGGCCCCAGTGGCATGGGATTAGTCAAAGCCATCCTCGAAGATATCTCAGTGCTGATAGACCTGAAGAACAGagatatgcaaaaaagaaaaaaagaaatattgtatGGGTTTTATATCATTTATGAAAAGTGTGCTAATAGTCTGTGGATAAAGAACAAGAAAGATATGGCAGCTTTTTTTGCTCCAACAAGTTAGACCTGACAATACAATCACACTTATTCAATCTGTTGATTTAGACAATAAAATTCAATCACAACAGAATAAAACCACAGCTTACTGAAATAGAAGAGACAGGGTTATGACCAAAACATGAGGACTTAatcaaaaagtatataaaaatatacaaattgcaCAGATTATATCAGACTTGGCCAGAagcattagtaataataataataataatgatgtcaAGAATGTTTTGTTATGCAAAGCATAGAATGcctaatcttttttattttaaatacattttaatataaatatgtatttaaatttaaaatagtcttttgttttacatttactcATATGAAATGccaattaaaatcattaaaacatttctgaaatgccaattaaaatcatttttattcttatttagtcTTGTGTTTTacattcgattttttttaatcaaaattcatTTATAtccatattaatttaataatttttttaaaacacccACATATTTGCTTGCTATaattgttttcagtttttaattgtgTATAAATCATAGTGCACCCCCTCCCCTAGAGTTTGCAAATCATGCTAAAAGTTGACCACAGTGGCTGAAAGGGCTTCCACGAAGGGCTTACCTGACCTACCCAACAAATAGCTGCAAGCGCTCAGGAGTTCCACACAACGGTCTCCAGACCACCGACTAAGGGCTCTATTTATATGTAGCATGACAGAAAGGGGAGATTGGCAACAGGGCAGGCAGCAGTCAGCACTTTGCCCGAAGCCTCATTGTTTAGTACTGAGCCTTTGGCTTTACCTAGCTCACAATGCCATCTGCCGTAGCCAGGGAGGCATCATGCCTACTGGCATCTGCTACAGGAGTGGATGCCAGGCAAAGTGATTCCATGCACGTGTTTACATATGACCTGAGTGTACGGCAAAACGAGCATGCTTGCATAAACACAAGTAAGGTGTTTCAACCTGAGATCATTCCAGCAAAGACAACACTTCCAGGTTCACTTCCAGGTTTCTTCCCAACAAAAAAATGGTTGGTTAAGCATTGCATTGCAACCAAAAACCTTAAATGTAtccttaaatattaaaaaaatgtgatttttaagttttatatatcattatttatcttatttttatccTGAACTGAGACTGTCTGCTCTCCTCTCCCCACAGTTACAGCCACAGAGTGTTTCAGTGACCAACTTCCACCTGCCTTTACATACTCgcacacatatgcatacatacacaatAGGCCCTTACAAGCAAATCCATTCAACATCCATGTCCTGCCCACTCCTTTGACTTTATGCAAAGCAGTCTGCATGGATGGGGCCCAGTGTTGCACTAGGAGGTGCATGACTAAGTAAAATGAAGCGTGTGAATGATGGCATTCAAGCAAATATGAAGAAGATTAACAATTTTTCAGGTATTTAGGTAAATATCAATACGGTTCTTCAATTAGACATTTTAATCTGTTGATAATTAAATGCGAATGACTGtgtgaataattaaatgcatcactttttgtgtttgttaaatatttaatagtcTGGCAATGTAGAATATAAATGTTGTGCATCTGTCTTTCACTCTTAACTTAAGCTCCAAATCCTTGACAACTTAAAATTTAAGTGTTATCACCAAATAAAACTGCTGAAGCTTCACACCACAGCAACAAGTTCTCGTTCTCTCAATGGAGAGGTGTGTGGCCAGTCTACTCAGGTCAGCACATTGCTACAGTAGCTGTGCTGTAGAGTGAATgagtgcatgagagagagagagagagagagagagagagagagttgaagAGATAGAGGCCGTGGAGGGCCATGCTTTCTGCTGATTGAGGTAGACATCAGACATCCAGCCGAGGCCTGGAACAAAGCAATGAGCAGAGTCAGCAGGGTCACAGAGATAAGCCTGCACTCCAAACCCCTCCAAACGCCCCTCACTTTTATCCAATAACCTGGTCTCATTCTGCTCTAGAAGTACTGCtggcatatgtatgtatgtatgtatgtatgtatgtatacagaaCCCACTCAAAGCCTGAAGCCCTTGTATTCAGGCCTTGGCATCCTTTCTTCGCCAGCACTCCTATTACATTCCATTGCTCTGTGCCTGACTGCAGAATTTTGGTGAGATTGTGGAGATGGTCATTTCAGAGTAGCTGCCCTTTATATAAACTTGTTGTGATTGAAGGATGTATAGAGATTTGGATGTTTTTGATTGATATGACTGATTTGAGCacaaagattattatatattataataatttatcaaggatcatgtaaatgtaaattaaattaaaaatgtattttatgcatttagcagatgcttttatccaaagcgacttacagtgcattcaggctatcaatttttacctatcgtgTGTTCCAGAGgaatcaaattcaaaatgtagctgtggcctattggttagagagttggatttATAACctaaaggttgcaggtttgagtgtTGGTGCTGGTAGGGTgagagggagtgaatgaacagtgctctcttccactctcattgcccatggctgaagtgcccttgagcaaggtactgaacccccagttgctccctgggcagCTGGATCTATAGCTGTCTGCTGCTCTTGGTGTGCGTTCACCtctccctgctgtgtgtgtgtgtgcacttggatgggttaaatgcaaagcaccaattcagagtatgggttatcatatttggcaaatgtcatgactttcactttcatattagaatgatttctgaaggatcatataacaaagaaaataatgacaaataaattatttatatatatatatatacaattttgaaCTGTTATAATAGTAATGGCTATTCATTTTTAATCTGATCAGTTatcttgtcattttaaaatatattaaaatagaaagcaaattttaatatatttcacaatattgcttttGTTActgctttatttgtttatttatttatatacgtcCTTATTTCCCTTCTTTctatctttcaaataaatgcatcctcacTAAGCataagagaaatacatttttaaaaaaccaTACGACCCCATACTTTTGCATGATAACGTAATATAACTGTAAAACTACTGGATATGATAAATGGGCCATTTCAATAGGAAGAAGTCCATTTAAAAAGATACACGTCctgaattaatatttttgtggatcaaaaaatctaaatgtaaaaaatatataaagaggttttttttgttttcacaacTAATCAATCACACAAAACCACTGTTACCTGGCACTGTTGATCataaaatctgaattttaaatacacaatttctATATTGTAAATGCAGTAAATGTAAACAGAGCATTTACAGTACGTGTGCTTTTACCGTCTTTCAGATGTGTAGGTTTTGAGCAGCAGGATATGACCAGTGAGATGTTCATGCTTGAGAGGGGCGAATACCCTCGCTGGGACACTTACCAGCAACCACCGTTGTGATTGTCTCATGTCTGTCCGGCCTGTTAGAATGATGGCTAACTATTGCATCACTCCATTTCCCATTTTATCACAAACCACAACCAATTAGAAAAGAGTGCAGATAGCAACCATCTTAACTCTGTGGTCTTTCTACATGTAGGACCCACATGACCATAGAATCTGTCTGTATGAGTGCATGAACTGTGATGGTCGTAAGATGGAGGTTTCTAATGAGGACATCCCAAGTTTGTGGTGCTATGGCTTCCAGGACAGAGTTGTCAGCATTCCCGTAAATGGGAGACAAACACTGCCTACAAACACTGGAATGAATGGGGTGCCAATCAGATCCAGTCTGTGCGGAGAGTTAGGGGCATGCAGAGGCTGCTTCGAGATGGCATAAGGAACGTAAATAGACATTACTAATAGGGATGAACTATCTTGTGTTCTTGTCTGTCATGACTGGTAGTACAGCATTGTACGTCCAACCAACTAGTTTAAAGTATAGcaaatgaataaaactattttatgtcCCAACTGTAATGCTGGTTGAAGCCTTCATCAGTTTTGTTTGATAGTTTTGCATCATTGCATGTTTCTTGCTTTACCCAAACCTCCTAGAATTTTGCGAGCAATTGAAAATCTACCATCCACAAATGACCTATAGAGCTAATCAGTATCAATTTCTAATTTATCTGCTGAACACTGTAGGGAATATTCACTCAACCAGAAGGATGTGCAAGTCAGCATCTCAAAAGCATACTCAACCTTCTACTGCTTCATCACAGTACATCTTCTAGAATCTAGAAGCGCAAGCAGCATTGTGAAGATCAAGGTTTTCAACATGGCAGTTTCTTCTCTCTCCCGGAACAGATTTCAAATGTCCTTTATAAAATCATGCTACTCTTTATCTTTCTCAGGGATGCTGGCatctaaaaacacatttactcgaaaataaataaacaaaagtaaaatattttaaagcacaattattGCACGATGTCCTTAATTCATTGCTCTGCTCTCTATTACCAGTGCTAAGACTtgacagattttttaaattatttatatgattCATCATGCATAATAAATGAGGTaaccagaaaaattaaaacaatacctGATATACAGTTAGTAGTGGATAGTTGATATCTGAAAGAAAATGGTTACCAGTAGATAGATAAATAGCTaaaatagctgtgtgtgtgtgtgtgtgtgtgtgtgtgtccacagacAGCACAAAAAAGTCTGATCATAATGAGACAGTACACATTACTTTACAACAGAACTGTCTGCCCAGTGCCCACTTCCTTCCGCAAATTAATACCGTTCATCTCTCTCGGGTTTTGCTCGATTACATGAAGTGGTTGCTTTAATACCTTCAGCAGCAGACATACATGCAGATTACAGAGCGAGATCTACTCGCCCTAGGAAAGAAGGAGTAAAATAACTCAGTAGCTTTAGAAGACTGACTGGCTGGGGGAGGTGGATGCGCTATTCTTGTATCAGTAAAGAGCCAGCGTTAAATAACGAGGACGCATAACACAGCAGAGGTGAGGCAAACAAACGGCCCTTGGTAGAGAGCTTGGGTGCGAAGACTGCACGAGCTGCATCTTATCGCATTTAGAGATGAGAGTGAGGCAAGGCTGCGACGCGGGTGTCCCGTGTACGACTGAGGAGGATTTGCTAAAAAGCACAGAAATAACGCCGGAGGATGTACTCGGGCTGCAGAAGATCACAGACAGTAAGTTCAGTAACATCATTGTCACTCTCAAACAGGAAGCTTCCAAAAACACCTTTACACTGTTGCACATAAACCAGAGCGAAATTGCAGGTTTCGCTCCAGCATGTTTAGTCTCGCGGTTCTTGTTTTATTAAGACTAGCTCCGTCACATTCTAAGTACGAAACTTCATTTAAAATGGAACGTCTTCATTTAGAATGTGATGATGATTTCATTTAGCATCTGCGTCTTTGTATTGTCTTCATTTCGGCCGAACGAACCTATTAATGATTCATTCGACTCTTCCTGTGGACATTGTAGGCTGATGACGACGTATGATATTAATGGGTTGAGGATTTATGAATATACTCGAACGGGGTTAAAGAGACCTATGTAATCTCCTAACCCATTGAGAAATCTGACCACCAGGGCGAGCCTCCCAGTCTATTCTCCAACGAAACGAAGCAATAGTGGCTAAATCAACCTTCAGCGTTGACAGTAGACTCCCGTTATCTATTGCCTAGCTAAAACGTCCGTCAAGGGACAGCTTGCCTGGTCGATATCTCTATCACAGCTCGATTTCATGAACATTCCCCATGTAAGAGTTTGCAGATGACTAGTAAAAGGACTCGGTGAGTATGTCAGGCAGCAGACAGCATGTTAGGGAAGCACACAGGGAAGCAGGGCACTTTAGCCCCTATAAAGTTTTCTCAGTGTGTTCTGCACCTTCGTCTGAAGTTGGTCCTGGTCGGCTATTTTTTAGGCCGATTCGACATGTTGAATCGGCGTCGGAGCTCGTCGATCAGTCAGGCCATCTGATCGCTCTGAATGGCTGTTCAGCTGGCAAAGATCAGGTCTGAAGAATGCAAATACTTGGTTTCTACGGAGTTCAGATAATCAACAGTTTTACAGAGCTGGAAGTGTCACAACTCACTAAAAAATTCATTTGCATTACTGTTACCTTTATCACATTCATTCTCACAGTACATAAAGAATATTTCACTAGGAAAGAATGACTTACTCTCATCTTTGCCACCGCTTGTTTGTGGTTGAAAACTCAACAGTCTATTCTTATCCTGaactgtgcattaaaacatctacttgaataaatatattcacaAATGCATTGAACAAAAGTGCTAAGAAATCACATTTAGATGGCACTCTTCTttattgaaatggaaaaaaacatgTCTGGCTAATCACTTGGATTAGCactctaaaaataaaagctgttcttaaTTAAGGATACGGTCTGCTATTCTGAGGAAAGTGGACACCTGTATGCAAGcttgttttctgtcttttttatcTTATGTTAATGTTATAAACAAGAATGCAAAGTATATTTATGGATCAAGTGATAAAATAGCATAAATTTAAGTTACATGAATAGATTTTACAATTGTATTATGGAAGTGGATTGGATTTTTAAGCAAATGGTTACATCCTTCTATAATCTTTGGTTTAACTGATAAATTTGGCACTTAGTATGTTTGGAAATATTACTTCATAAAGAATGCTTTATATGGTGTTTAGGTACACTATGCCTCATAAATCTAAATGAACATGTGTGGTCTTGTAAATGAGCGCTGGATCAATCATTATCTACGTTTGTTATACGCAGCAGTTCCTTTTATTTTTCCCCAAAATAACAGGTGGTGGTTATCCTGGATTGGTTTCAAAAGATATGTTGCTAGGTGACAGCATTAGAAGCAGTGAAGCACGGCTCCTTGGTGGATTGGAAAGCTACATAGACACTTTACTGCAACATTGCTCTGATTACTAGATTTCTGTCTTGTTAATGAATtgcacacattttacattttgtcagTTAATCTAAAAATCACAAAGATATTGCTTTCTTTGAATCAACTTGGCTATGTTAGGttgcataaacaaaaacacatttaagaaaCAGGCTTTTTTCCGGCTTTAATTTTAACTCCTTAAAGTAACAACTGCATTTGAACTTTTTTATAGTTCACAAATAAAGTGGATGCTTCATAAACAAACCAGGAGCTTTGCCCACTTGAtgtgaagtttgcacaaaaataataataataataataattatatatatatatatatatatatatatatatatatatatatatatatatatatatatatatatatatataaatactgagaaaatcgcctttacagttgtccaaattaagttcttagcaatgcatattactaatcaggaattaagtttggatatatttacagtaggaaatgtacaaaatatcttcatggaacatgttctttacttaatatcctaataatttcgtcccatacaatgtttttttttttttggctattgctaaaaatataccccaatgacttaagactggtttattTATGTTGACATGAACTGTCTCTGTTCATCTGTTGTCTGTCTCCATCTCTTCACTGACTATTTGTATTTTTGACACTTAAGCACAGTGATGTTAGCTCATGAACAGTAGTTTGGTGTTGATATGTCAAGCATGTTTTATTAGCATGTGGTATTAGCAagtgcagtaaaaaaataaataaataaaaaagactgcaAAGGATCTGTTTCTTGTCTATTCAAGTTTCAGTGTTCTGCTCCAAATCAGCTCTCATGCTCTGTGTCAATATCCACGGGACATGTTTGAAAACTACCAATTCCATTGGGCTTTTTTAATGAATGATGCATACATGATTGTTTAAAGTTAATATCTAATATCTGGCTTgtgacagtttttttcaatcaGCATAATTGTTCTC is drawn from Carassius auratus strain Wakin chromosome 40, ASM336829v1, whole genome shotgun sequence and contains these coding sequences:
- the cryba1a gene encoding crystallin, beta A1a, encoding MALTNPMPLGPWKLTVYDQESFQGKRVEFTSACQNIMECGMDNVRSLKVECGAWVGYEHSSFCGQQFILERGDYPRWESWSGSNAYHIERLMSFRPICSANHKESKITIFERENFIGHQWEITDDYPSLQAMGWPSNEIGSMQVQSGAWVCYQYPGYRGYQYIMECDNHGGEYKHYREWGSHAQTFQVQSLRRVQQ